The genomic segment GCCAATATGAGTGCTTTTGAACTAAAATTCAATAAAGGTTATTGGTATATATCCACAACTGTTGGTATTTATGTTAGCATGGATGGAATCAATTGGTACAAAGAAGCAACTACTCCATATTATTTGGGAATGATAACATTAAAAATGCAATTTGTTGAAGATGATATCTTTCTTGGCACTTTTGGAAATGGGGTTTGGAAATATACACATAAAAAGGTTGATGCAGGAGCAGATATTTATTATTGCAAAGGAGATAGTGTTACTTTAACAGCAACCGCTCCTGATTTAAATTTTACATGGTGTTGTGGATTAGGAACAAATAAATCAGTTACAATAGCACCTACAGGAATAAAAAATTATGTAGCATCAGCAACAGATATTTTTGGACTTACAACTTATGATACAGTTGCAGTTATTGAATATCCCTTACCAAATCTAAAATTCAGCATTGATGACACTATTCAATGTTTATCGGGAAATAAAATAAATATTGTTAACAATTCATCAGGAGCTGTTTCCTATGTATGGAAGTTTGGAGATGGAACAACTTCAACAACTTTTCATCCAAGTCATTCATATTCGTTTTATCAGGATACATTTGAAATTACACTTATAGGCACAACAGGTAAAGGTTGTATAGATTCTATCAAGCATTATGTGTTTTTTAACGAACAACCTGTTGTCAGCATTTATGCTGCTGGAGACACATCTGTTTGCCAAGGCGATAGTGTAACAATGTACGCAAATACAGGCACAAATATTAGTTATCAATGGTATAAAAATAACATAGCAATAAATGGTGCTAATCAACCCTTTTATGTTGCTATTCAATCAGGGAATTATTCAGTTGAAATAACCAACAATATTTCAGGATGTTCTAATAAATCAAAAAGTATAGAAATTACTATTTACCAAACTAATTATAATCCTAATTTTACTGCTTCGCCAAGAAATCCAACATGGAGTGTAGCTCAACAACAATTTAACTTAGTAGCATTTACAAACTTAACACTTAATCCTAGCAATTTTAATTTCACATGGTTATTGGGCGATCAAAATACCTCAAATCAATCAGATCCTTTTTACAATTATAAGTTCAACGGTTTATATTCTGTTTCATTAATAGCACAGCACATAAACACCGGTTGTCAGGATACATTTACTCGCGAAGATTACATCATGTGTCAGGGAGGTTCTGCTAATCCATGCCCTATTACTGTTAATATTACATACTCAGGCTCCCCATTAATTTGTAAAAATGATAGTTTTTTAATTACAGCAACCACAACAGGTAATAATTTAAATTACATTTGGACACACGAAGGAACTGTTCTTACACAAGAAGATACTTCTTTTGTTTATGCCAAGAAAAGTGGAAGATACCAAGTTATAGTTTCCGATCCCAATTGTTCTGTTACTTCCCTCCCATTTTACCTAAATCATTATCCAATGCTTGAACCAATTATTTATGGCGAAGGAAACATACGCCCATGCACCAATGATAGCATGAAACTTTTTGTAACAACCTATTATAAAGATTACTATTGGTCAACTGGTGATTCTGGAAAATTTATTTATACTCATAATTCCGGAGATTATACAATCACTGTAACCGGTGTACATAACTGTAAAATAACATCTCAGCCATTTACTGTTAATGCATCCCTTTTAAACGCCCCCGAAATATGTATTGTAACAGTTGATAGTGCCACAAAGAAAAATGTAGTAGCATGGGAAAGACCATCATCAAATATTATTATTGGCTACAATATTTATAAAGAAACTTATCAAGCAAATATTTATCAACTCATAGGTTATCGTCCTTATGACTCATTAAGTGTTTTTGTTGACACAAATTCAAAACCAAGACAATGGTCAAGTAGGTATAAAATCACACTGATTGATACTTGCAACACTGAATCACCACCAAGTCCACATCATAAAACTATACACCTTTTAGCAAACAGTGGAACTTCAGGTGAAAACAATCTTATTTGGAGTCATTATGAAGGATTCAATTTTAGTTCGTATAAAATATACAGAGGAACTTCACCTTCCAATATGGTACTGTTAGATTCAATTCCAAGTAATTTAAACAGTTACTCCGATTTAACTCCGCCAACAGGATTAGTTTTTTATCAAGTTTCTGTTATTGCTCCCGACACATGTTCCCCTTCTGTTTTCCGTGGACAAACAACCTCAGGACCTTTTAGTCATTCATTATCTAATCTAAAAGATTACAATCCTGATAAAAAAGATTATTTATCAGTATCAAATGATACTATAAATTTTGATTCAACAGGAGGAATTATTTTACTTGACGTTTTTACTACTTTAGCAAGCTGGTCTTCTGTTTCTGATAAAACATGGCTAAGCATTAATGATGATATTTCAAATGCAAGAATTTCGCTTACAGCTCAAGCATTTAGTGGACCCGGTGTGAGAAATGCAACTGTAACAGTAAGTGGAAATAGCGTTGATGATTTTATTATAAAAGTTATTCAATCAAGTGTTGTAGGCATTAAAGAAAATATTCAAAATAATAATATTCTGATTTATCCGAACCCTTTTAACAATTTCTTTTATGTTTATTTTGAAGAAACTATGGAAGTATCTCAAATTGAATTAATTGACATTAGTGGAAAAATCATTCAAACTTTTAAAAGCCCAAAAGATAATTTGCTAAAAATAAACAGAAATGAAATTTCAAAAGGAATGTATTTTTTGAGAATTACTTCTGACAAAGTATTTGTTGCAAAAATAATTGCAAATTAATGGAGGTTTTATAATTACATGCACAAATATAGCTTTTAAAAGCACTTTTTTTAAGAACGGGGGGCGTAAATCTGATACTTGCAATGGCAAGAACTCCTGTTTGTGCAAGCAAGTTTGATTATAAAAATGATATAAAAAAATGACTGATACTGAAAAGATAATTGCAGAATTAATAACTTATCAAGACTCTGATGCAGTGAAAGGGATGGCAAGTTTTGGAATAAATCCTGACAAAACTTTAGGAGTAAGAATTCCGATATTAAGAAGTATTGCAAAAAGATATAAGAAACAACATAAAATAGCTTTGGAATTGTGGAAAACAGAAATCCATGAAGCAAGGATACTTGCCTCTATGGTTGATGATCCAAAATTATTGACAGAGGAACAAATGGAAAATTGGGTTGTTGATTTTGACTCATGGGATATATGCGATCAGGTAATAATGAATTTGTTTGAAAAGCGAAAAGACCTTGCCTATAAAAAACCTTATGAATGGTGCAGAAGGGATGAAGAATTTGTAAAAAGAGCAGGATTTGTTCTCATTGCTCGTCTTGCCCATAGTGATAAAAATGCTGATGATAAAAAATTTGAACAGTTTTTTCAATTGATTATATCAAAAGCTGATGATAACAGAAATTTTGTAAAAAAAGCTGTCAATTGGGCTATAAGGCAAATAGGGAAACGAAACTTATCAATGAATAAAGCCACCTTAGAACTTTCAAAAAAAATTCAGAAAATGGATTATAAAAGTGCAAAATGGATTGCAAATGATGCTATTCGTGAATTAACGGATGAAAAAATATTAGAGAGATTCAGGATGCAAGATGCAGGATGCAAAATTCAGGATGCAAGATGCAGGATGCAAGATGCAAGATGCAGGATGCAGGATGCAGGATGCAGGATGCCCAGACGGGCTAACTTCGTGTCGCAGGATGTAGGATAAAGATTCATAATGAAAGAATGTAGAGACAAATCACGATTTGTCTAAACCCAGCACAAAGAAAAAAAACACAAAACAATAATTAGATTCAGGATGCAAGATTCAAGATGCAAGATTCAGGATGCAGGATTCAGGATGCAGGATTCAGGATGCAAGATTCAGGATTCAGGATGCAAGATGCAAGATGCAAGATGCAGGGTGCAGGGTGCAGGGTGCAGGATGCAGGATGCAGGATTCAGGTGCATAATGAAAGAATGTAGAGACAAATCACGATTTGTCTAAACCCAGCACAAAGAAAAAAAACACAAAACAATAATTAGATGCAAGATTCAGGATGCAGAATTTATGTTATTGTTTTTTAATAATTTTTTTTTCGTTCTTTGCGTCTTTGCGTCTTTGCGAGAACAAATAAATTGGATGCAGGATGCAAGATGTGAAAAACATCTATTACTAATTATTAATCTTTAGCAATTTTCATTTTATTTGTTGTGTTTACAAATAGAATATTTCCAATATTATCATAACCGATAAAAATTTCTTTTCCCAATTTCTTAATTTGTTCTTCTTTGAAACCAACAATAGTAAGATCAGAACCTTCTGAGTTTTTACAAATTATACTTTGAATGCTTTCATTTTCTTTTTGTGAAATAATATTAATATTAGAATGTGAAATTGGTAAGTGTCCCGATTTTATTAATTCAAACATTTTGTCTCTGGCAT from the Bacteroidota bacterium genome contains:
- a CDS encoding T9SS type A sorting domain-containing protein gives rise to the protein ANMSAFELKFNKGYWYISTTVGIYVSMDGINWYKEATTPYYLGMITLKMQFVEDDIFLGTFGNGVWKYTHKKVDAGADIYYCKGDSVTLTATAPDLNFTWCCGLGTNKSVTIAPTGIKNYVASATDIFGLTTYDTVAVIEYPLPNLKFSIDDTIQCLSGNKINIVNNSSGAVSYVWKFGDGTTSTTFHPSHSYSFYQDTFEITLIGTTGKGCIDSIKHYVFFNEQPVVSIYAAGDTSVCQGDSVTMYANTGTNISYQWYKNNIAINGANQPFYVAIQSGNYSVEITNNISGCSNKSKSIEITIYQTNYNPNFTASPRNPTWSVAQQQFNLVAFTNLTLNPSNFNFTWLLGDQNTSNQSDPFYNYKFNGLYSVSLIAQHINTGCQDTFTREDYIMCQGGSANPCPITVNITYSGSPLICKNDSFLITATTTGNNLNYIWTHEGTVLTQEDTSFVYAKKSGRYQVIVSDPNCSVTSLPFYLNHYPMLEPIIYGEGNIRPCTNDSMKLFVTTYYKDYYWSTGDSGKFIYTHNSGDYTITVTGVHNCKITSQPFTVNASLLNAPEICIVTVDSATKKNVVAWERPSSNIIIGYNIYKETYQANIYQLIGYRPYDSLSVFVDTNSKPRQWSSRYKITLIDTCNTESPPSPHHKTIHLLANSGTSGENNLIWSHYEGFNFSSYKIYRGTSPSNMVLLDSIPSNLNSYSDLTPPTGLVFYQVSVIAPDTCSPSVFRGQTTSGPFSHSLSNLKDYNPDKKDYLSVSNDTINFDSTGGIILLDVFTTLASWSSVSDKTWLSINDDISNARISLTAQAFSGPGVRNATVTVSGNSVDDFIIKVIQSSVVGIKENIQNNNILIYPNPFNNFFYVYFEETMEVSQIELIDISGKIIQTFKSPKDNLLKINRNEISKGMYFLRITSDKVFVAKIIAN
- a CDS encoding DNA alkylation repair protein; its protein translation is MTDTEKIIAELITYQDSDAVKGMASFGINPDKTLGVRIPILRSIAKRYKKQHKIALELWKTEIHEARILASMVDDPKLLTEEQMENWVVDFDSWDICDQVIMNLFEKRKDLAYKKPYEWCRRDEEFVKRAGFVLIARLAHSDKNADDKKFEQFFQLIISKADDNRNFVKKAVNWAIRQIGKRNLSMNKATLELSKKIQKMDYKSAKWIANDAIRELTDEKILERFRMQDAGCKIQDARCRMQDARCRMQDAGCRMPRRANFVSQDVG